A DNA window from Streptomyces sp. CA-278952 contains the following coding sequences:
- a CDS encoding FecCD family ABC transporter permease: MSRPAPVAEDAARADKERLADAVRQVSAVRGRSLRRSVLVGFALLAAVIVMFGVSLSFGDMVMPIGKVVATLFGGGDGGSQFVVLELRLPRALLAILVGAGFGLSGAVFQTVLRNPLASPDLIGISAGASAVAVTAALLFQVSGLALSASALTGSLLAGAAIYLLAWRQGIAGQRLVLVGIGVGMGLSSLVWYVMARSEVTDAQEAFRWLAGSLNGRSWGQVWPLLVALGVLVPLTVLAAHALRPLQLGDDAAAGLGAKVEGGRLALLGCATALAGVATAAAGPVGFVAFVAAPIARRLVPGRGAALPQAALTGALLVLVADFAAQHALPSVQLPVGVVTSIIGAPYLLLLLARANRVGGGG, encoded by the coding sequence GTGAGCCGGCCGGCCCCTGTCGCCGAGGACGCCGCGCGCGCGGACAAGGAGCGGCTCGCCGACGCCGTACGCCAGGTGTCCGCCGTACGAGGCCGGAGCCTGCGGCGTTCCGTCCTCGTCGGCTTCGCCCTGCTGGCCGCCGTGATCGTCATGTTCGGCGTCTCGCTCAGCTTCGGCGACATGGTGATGCCGATCGGGAAGGTCGTCGCCACCCTGTTCGGCGGCGGTGACGGCGGATCGCAGTTCGTCGTCCTGGAACTGCGGCTGCCCCGCGCCCTCCTCGCGATCCTCGTCGGCGCGGGATTCGGCCTCTCCGGAGCCGTCTTCCAGACCGTCCTGCGCAACCCGCTCGCCAGCCCCGACCTCATCGGCATCAGCGCCGGGGCCAGCGCGGTCGCCGTCACCGCCGCCCTGCTCTTCCAGGTCAGCGGGCTCGCCCTCTCCGCGAGCGCCCTCACCGGTTCGCTGCTCGCCGGGGCGGCCATCTACCTGCTCGCCTGGCGGCAGGGCATCGCCGGCCAACGCCTGGTCCTCGTCGGGATCGGCGTCGGCATGGGCCTTTCCAGCCTCGTCTGGTACGTGATGGCACGCTCCGAGGTCACCGACGCGCAGGAGGCGTTCCGCTGGCTCGCGGGCAGCCTCAACGGCCGTTCCTGGGGCCAGGTGTGGCCGCTGCTCGTCGCCCTCGGCGTCCTCGTCCCGCTCACCGTCCTCGCCGCCCACGCGCTGCGCCCCCTCCAGCTCGGTGACGACGCCGCCGCCGGGCTCGGCGCGAAGGTCGAGGGCGGGCGGCTCGCGCTGCTGGGCTGCGCGACCGCGCTCGCCGGGGTCGCGACCGCCGCCGCCGGACCCGTCGGGTTCGTGGCCTTCGTCGCCGCCCCGATCGCCCGCCGCCTGGTCCCGGGCCGGGGCGCGGCCCTGCCGCAGGCGGCCCTGACCGGGGCGCTGCTGGTCCTGGTCGCCGACTTCGCGGCGCAGCACGCGCTGCCCTCCGTGCAGCTGCCGGTGGGCGTGGTCACGAGCATCATCGGCGCCCCGTATCTGCTCCTGCTCCTGGCGCGCGCCAACCGCGTGGGCGGCGGGGGCTGA
- a CDS encoding catalase, with amino-acid sequence MTDTSRKPTTSDSGAPVESDEHSLTVGPGGPILLQDSYLIEQMAQFNRERIPERQPHAKGSGAFGRFEVTADVSRYTKAALFQPDTTTDLVIRFSTVAGERGSPDTWRDPRGFAVKFYTSEGNYDMVGNNTPVFFVKDPMKFQHFIRSQKRRADNNLRDHDMQWDFWTLSPESAHQVTWLMGDRGIPRTWRHMNGYTSHTYMWINAEGKRFWVKYHFKTDQGIETFTQHEADQMAAADTDYHTRDLFEHIRDGEFPSWTLKVQIMPYEDAKDYRFNPFDLTKVWPHGDYPLIEVGRMTLDRNPTDNHAEIEQAAFQPNNLVPGIGPSPDRMLLARLFSYADSHRYRIGGNYQQLPVNAPVVPVHTYSKDGAMAYRKTTDPVYAPNSKGGPAADTERYGTPPSWYADGDITRAAYVDHAEDDDWGQAGTMVREVLDDAARDRLVDNIVGHLLNGVTEPVLKRAFQYWTNVDATLGKRVEQGVRAKAGEKDPKAAEQSNPARSSMQRKA; translated from the coding sequence ATGACCGACACCTCGCGCAAGCCGACCACCTCCGACTCCGGCGCCCCGGTGGAGAGCGACGAGCATTCGCTCACCGTCGGCCCGGGCGGGCCGATCCTGCTCCAGGACTCCTACCTGATCGAGCAGATGGCCCAGTTCAACCGCGAACGCATCCCCGAACGCCAGCCGCACGCCAAGGGAAGCGGCGCCTTCGGCAGGTTCGAGGTGACCGCGGACGTCTCCCGGTACACGAAGGCCGCGCTCTTCCAGCCCGACACCACGACCGACCTGGTCATCAGGTTCTCCACCGTCGCGGGGGAGCGGGGCAGCCCGGACACCTGGCGGGACCCGCGCGGCTTCGCGGTGAAGTTCTACACCAGCGAAGGCAACTACGACATGGTGGGCAACAACACCCCCGTGTTCTTCGTGAAGGACCCGATGAAGTTCCAGCACTTCATCCGGTCGCAGAAGCGCCGCGCCGACAACAACCTCCGCGACCACGACATGCAGTGGGACTTCTGGACCCTGTCGCCCGAGTCGGCCCACCAGGTCACCTGGCTGATGGGGGACCGCGGCATCCCGCGGACCTGGCGCCACATGAACGGCTACACCTCGCACACGTACATGTGGATCAACGCCGAAGGCAAGCGGTTCTGGGTGAAGTACCACTTCAAGACCGACCAGGGCATCGAGACGTTCACGCAGCACGAGGCCGACCAGATGGCCGCCGCGGACACCGACTACCACACGCGTGATCTCTTCGAGCACATCCGCGACGGGGAATTCCCGAGCTGGACGCTGAAGGTCCAGATCATGCCGTACGAGGACGCGAAGGACTACCGGTTCAACCCGTTCGACCTGACCAAGGTGTGGCCGCACGGCGACTACCCGCTGATCGAGGTCGGCCGGATGACGCTGGACCGCAACCCCACGGACAACCACGCCGAGATCGAGCAGGCGGCCTTCCAGCCGAACAACCTCGTCCCCGGCATCGGCCCGAGCCCGGACCGCATGCTGCTGGCCCGGCTGTTCAGTTACGCGGACTCGCACCGCTACCGCATCGGCGGCAACTACCAGCAGCTCCCGGTCAACGCCCCCGTCGTCCCGGTGCACACGTACTCCAAGGACGGGGCGATGGCGTACCGGAAGACCACCGACCCCGTCTACGCCCCGAACTCGAAGGGCGGCCCGGCGGCCGACACGGAGCGCTACGGCACCCCGCCGAGTTGGTACGCCGACGGCGACATCACCCGGGCCGCCTACGTCGACCACGCCGAGGACGACGACTGGGGCCAGGCGGGCACCATGGTCCGCGAGGTCCTGGACGACGCGGCACGGGACCGGCTGGTGGACAACATCGTCGGCCATCTGCTGAACGGCGTGACCGAGCCGGTGCTGAAGCGGGCGTTCCAGTACTGGACGAACGTGGACGCCACCCTCGGCAAGCGCGTCGAACAGGGCGTGCGCGCGAAGGCGGGCGAGAAGGACCCCAAGGCGGCGGAGCAGAGCAACCCCGCACGCTCGTCGATGCAGCGCAAGGCCTGA
- a CDS encoding VOC family protein — translation MPADATAHVRIARPSRDLEAAERFWVAGLGLAVQYRHGADGARGRHSLLMVGRPDAAWHLELVRDPAASVEPRPTPEDLLVIYLGEPVPDTLVERLEQHGGTRAPAHNPYWDTWGVTLQEPDGYLLVLSTRTWSSSAD, via the coding sequence ATGCCTGCGGACGCCACGGCCCATGTGCGCATCGCCCGCCCGTCCCGCGACCTCGAAGCGGCGGAACGCTTCTGGGTCGCGGGGCTCGGTCTCGCTGTCCAGTACCGCCACGGGGCGGACGGCGCCCGCGGCCGTCACTCGCTGCTCATGGTCGGCCGGCCTGACGCCGCCTGGCACCTGGAGCTCGTCCGTGACCCGGCGGCCTCTGTCGAACCCCGCCCGACGCCCGAGGACCTGCTGGTGATCTACCTGGGTGAACCGGTCCCGGACACTCTCGTGGAACGCCTCGAACAACACGGCGGCACAAGGGCGCCCGCGCACAACCCGTACTGGGACACCTGGGGCGTCACGCTCCAGGAGCCGGATGGCTACCTGTTGGTGCTGTCCACCCGCACGTGGTCGTCGTCCGCCGACTGA
- a CDS encoding FecCD family ABC transporter permease: MSGPALLAKEKPSGGGKEARRKRSRPVLALGLLAALAVLFLTVVASLAIGSGDVPFRDVVDGVLDPDVSVKGQLIVQEVRIPRTVAGLLAGAALGLAGTVMQGVARNPLADPQLLGINAGASVAVVCSITLLGFTVATQFIWFGFLGALLAALLVYGVGSLGREGATPVKLALAGAATSAVLTSVTSAILLQDRGSYDQFRFWQLGALTARSSEVLWQVSPFIAAGVVLALALGPQLNALSLGDDLARGLGQRVGTIRMVSALAVVILCGAATVVAGPIGFVGLAVPHAARLITGPDYRWVLPYSMVLAPVMLLVADIVGRVIARPGEVQVGVITAAIGCIPFIWLVRRRKLVEL; the protein is encoded by the coding sequence GTGAGCGGCCCGGCCCTCCTGGCGAAGGAGAAGCCGTCGGGCGGCGGCAAGGAGGCGCGGCGCAAGCGCAGCCGGCCCGTACTCGCCCTCGGGCTGCTCGCCGCCCTCGCCGTGCTCTTCCTCACCGTCGTCGCCAGCCTCGCCATCGGCTCCGGCGACGTGCCCTTCCGGGACGTCGTCGACGGGGTCCTCGACCCGGACGTCTCGGTCAAGGGCCAGCTCATCGTCCAGGAGGTCCGCATCCCGCGCACCGTCGCCGGGCTGCTCGCGGGTGCCGCGCTCGGCCTCGCGGGCACGGTGATGCAGGGCGTCGCCCGTAACCCCCTCGCCGACCCCCAGCTCCTCGGCATCAACGCGGGCGCGTCCGTGGCCGTGGTGTGCTCGATCACCCTGCTCGGGTTCACGGTCGCCACCCAGTTCATCTGGTTCGGCTTCCTCGGTGCGCTGCTCGCCGCCCTCCTCGTGTACGGGGTCGGCTCGCTCGGACGCGAAGGCGCCACGCCGGTGAAACTGGCGCTCGCCGGGGCCGCGACCAGCGCCGTGCTCACCTCGGTGACCAGCGCGATCCTCCTCCAGGACCGGGGCAGCTACGACCAGTTCCGGTTCTGGCAGCTCGGCGCGCTGACCGCCCGGTCCTCCGAGGTGCTGTGGCAGGTCTCGCCGTTCATCGCGGCCGGCGTCGTCCTCGCGCTGGCCCTCGGGCCGCAGCTCAACGCCCTCTCCCTCGGCGACGACCTGGCCCGCGGCCTCGGCCAGCGGGTCGGGACCATCCGGATGGTGTCCGCCCTCGCCGTGGTGATCCTCTGCGGCGCGGCCACCGTCGTCGCCGGGCCCATCGGCTTCGTCGGGCTCGCCGTGCCGCACGCCGCCCGGCTCATCACCGGCCCCGACTACCGCTGGGTGCTTCCGTACAGCATGGTGCTCGCCCCGGTCATGCTCCTCGTCGCCGACATCGTCGGCCGGGTCATCGCCCGCCCCGGAGAGGTCCAGGTCGGCGTGATCACGGCAGCCATCGGCTGCATCCCGTTCATCTGGCTGGTCCGGCGCAGGAAGCTGGTGGAACTGTGA
- a CDS encoding iron-siderophore ABC transporter substrate-binding protein, which produces MNASAPRARRPRRTPFLAAGAVAALLVGLSACGSSDGSDSSSSSASGGAPAGAFPAKVATKFGEVSVDKQPKRIVALGWGDAETVLALGGQPVGASDWLPFGGEGVGPWAKGMYDKKPELIGTMEPEFEKIASLQPDLILDTKSSGDQTRYDTLKKIAPTVGVPKDGDQYKISWEQQTTMIAAAMGVPEKGEKLIAETEKKFEAAAKAHPEFKGRTITLGSRTSEGFGVYVGGTGRVDFVERLGFENNPEAEAKAGEGFSVPVSKENLDMLDADLTVMAPIGIPATDISGDPLYKAVPSVKAGNDIVFDDQDISQAFATDSVLSVSYALEKVVPLFAEKVAKK; this is translated from the coding sequence ATGAACGCTTCCGCTCCACGCGCCCGGCGCCCTCGCCGCACCCCCTTCCTCGCGGCCGGCGCTGTCGCCGCCCTGCTCGTCGGCCTCTCGGCCTGTGGCTCGTCGGACGGTTCCGACAGCTCCTCCTCCTCCGCCTCCGGAGGGGCTCCCGCGGGCGCCTTCCCCGCGAAGGTGGCGACGAAGTTCGGCGAGGTCTCCGTCGACAAGCAGCCCAAGCGCATCGTCGCGCTCGGCTGGGGCGACGCCGAGACCGTGCTCGCGCTCGGCGGCCAGCCGGTCGGGGCCAGCGACTGGCTGCCGTTCGGCGGCGAGGGCGTCGGCCCGTGGGCCAAGGGCATGTACGACAAGAAGCCGGAGCTGATCGGCACGATGGAGCCGGAGTTCGAGAAGATCGCCTCGCTCCAGCCGGACCTGATCCTGGACACCAAGTCCAGCGGCGACCAGACCCGCTACGACACCCTGAAGAAGATCGCCCCGACCGTGGGTGTGCCCAAGGATGGCGACCAGTACAAGATCTCGTGGGAGCAGCAGACCACGATGATCGCCGCCGCGATGGGCGTGCCGGAGAAGGGCGAGAAGCTGATCGCGGAGACCGAGAAGAAGTTCGAGGCCGCCGCGAAGGCCCACCCCGAGTTCAAGGGCAGGACGATCACCCTCGGCTCGCGTACCTCGGAGGGCTTCGGCGTCTACGTCGGCGGCACCGGGCGCGTCGACTTCGTCGAGCGGCTCGGCTTCGAGAACAACCCGGAGGCCGAGGCCAAGGCCGGCGAGGGCTTCTCCGTCCCGGTCTCCAAGGAGAACCTGGACATGCTCGACGCCGACCTCACCGTCATGGCGCCGATCGGCATTCCGGCCACCGACATCAGCGGCGACCCGCTGTACAAGGCGGTCCCGTCGGTCAAGGCGGGCAACGACATCGTCTTCGACGACCAGGACATCTCGCAGGCGTTCGCCACCGACTCGGTCCTGTCCGTCTCGTACGCGCTGGAGAAGGTCGTCCCGCTCTTCGCGGAGAAGGTCGCGAAGAAGTAG
- a CDS encoding GlsB/YeaQ/YmgE family stress response membrane protein, which produces MGIIAWILIGLFAGLIAKALTPGKDPGGCLVTIVIGIVGGLLGGWLGKVIFGVDSIDGFFSLSTWIAAVVGSVIVLLVYRLVAGQRSR; this is translated from the coding sequence GTGGGCATCATCGCCTGGATCCTCATCGGCCTGTTCGCGGGGCTCATCGCCAAGGCGCTGACGCCCGGCAAGGACCCCGGGGGCTGCCTCGTCACGATCGTCATCGGCATCGTGGGCGGGCTGCTCGGCGGCTGGCTGGGCAAGGTGATCTTCGGCGTCGACTCGATCGACGGATTCTTCAGCCTGTCGACGTGGATCGCCGCCGTCGTCGGCTCGGTGATCGTCCTGCTCGTCTACCGACTGGTCGCGGGACAGCGATCGCGCTGA
- a CDS encoding NUDIX hydrolase produces the protein MDRRLAAYAVCIEDGRVLLALAVGPGGERTWTLPGGRVEHAEDPYDAVVREVAEETGLEAVVERLLGVDSRVVPAAERRRPGAPELQNVGVFYRVRVTGGVLRPEPNGDTAESVWTPLPEVARLRRSSLVDVGLTLARILPPSGHVAPVPVGGLIQH, from the coding sequence ATGGATCGACGACTGGCGGCGTACGCGGTGTGCATCGAGGACGGGCGGGTGCTGCTCGCGCTTGCCGTGGGTCCGGGCGGCGAGAGGACGTGGACCCTTCCGGGCGGCCGGGTCGAGCACGCGGAGGATCCGTACGACGCGGTGGTCCGGGAGGTTGCCGAGGAGACCGGTCTGGAGGCCGTCGTCGAGCGTCTGCTCGGTGTGGACTCGCGGGTGGTTCCGGCGGCCGAGCGGCGCCGGCCCGGCGCCCCCGAGTTGCAGAACGTCGGCGTCTTCTACCGCGTACGCGTCACCGGAGGCGTGCTCAGGCCCGAGCCGAACGGCGACACCGCCGAGTCGGTGTGGACCCCGCTGCCCGAGGTCGCCCGACTGCGCCGGTCGTCACTGGTGGACGTCGGGCTCACCCTGGCGCGGATCCTTCCGCCCTCCGGGCACGTCGCCCCCGTCCCGGTCGGCGGCCTGATCCAGCACTGA
- a CDS encoding ABC transporter ATP-binding protein, which translates to MAANQQDDERRGPLVADHTLEARDVRLGYGEREIVPGLSVAVPPGRITVIVGPNACGKSTLLRAMARLLAPTAGAVLLNGRSIQEMPTKEVAAVLGILPQSPTAPEGITVSDLVGRGRYPHQGWFRRWSAEDDEAVARALLSTDVLELADRSVDELSGGQRQRVWIAMALAQRTDILLLDEPTTFLDASHQLDVLDLLTDLNREQGVTMVAVLHDLNLACRYADHMIAMKAGRIVAEGRPVDIVTEELVGEVFGMRCSVIEDPASATPMVVPLGRHHVKGPAA; encoded by the coding sequence ATGGCGGCGAATCAGCAGGACGACGAAAGGCGTGGCCCCCTCGTGGCCGATCACACTCTGGAAGCCCGGGACGTCCGGCTCGGCTACGGCGAACGCGAGATCGTCCCCGGCCTGAGCGTGGCGGTGCCGCCCGGCCGGATCACCGTCATCGTCGGCCCCAACGCCTGTGGGAAGTCGACGCTGTTGCGGGCGATGGCCCGGCTGCTGGCCCCGACCGCCGGGGCGGTGCTCCTGAACGGCCGGTCCATCCAGGAGATGCCGACCAAGGAGGTCGCCGCCGTGCTCGGGATCCTGCCGCAGAGCCCCACCGCCCCGGAGGGCATCACCGTCTCCGACCTGGTCGGACGCGGCCGCTACCCGCACCAGGGCTGGTTCCGCCGCTGGAGCGCCGAGGACGACGAGGCGGTCGCGCGGGCCCTGCTGTCCACGGACGTCCTCGAACTCGCCGACCGCTCCGTGGACGAGCTGTCGGGCGGCCAGCGCCAGCGGGTGTGGATCGCGATGGCGCTGGCCCAGCGCACCGACATCCTGCTGCTCGACGAGCCGACGACCTTCCTCGACGCCAGCCACCAGCTGGACGTCCTGGACCTGCTCACCGACCTCAACCGCGAGCAGGGCGTCACCATGGTGGCCGTGCTGCACGACCTGAACCTGGCCTGCCGGTACGCGGACCACATGATCGCCATGAAGGCGGGGCGGATCGTCGCGGAGGGCCGACCGGTCGACATCGTGACGGAGGAGCTGGTCGGCGAGGTCTTCGGCATGCGCTGCTCGGTGATCGAGGACCCGGCGTCGGCCACCCCGATGGTCGTACCGCTGGGCCGCCACCATGTGAAGGGCCCGGCCGCCTGA
- a CDS encoding GNAT family N-acetyltransferase, whose product MTCMSIKNTPRAATLDDAPSISRILARAFADDPMMGWFFPGGASREPDLVRYFTTIFTRQYGRHGVCERTGSAAAFWVPPEGQEKAVPDAETVAELEEILGDRAPLFREAVQAAAQQGPKEPHWYLAVVGADPAARGQGHGAALLRSGLAQADAAGLPVYLESSKPDNLPFYEHFGFTTLGEAALPGGGPTLWVMRREPRPADAS is encoded by the coding sequence ATGACCTGTATGTCGATAAAGAACACGCCTCGGGCGGCCACGCTCGACGATGCCCCGTCGATCAGCCGCATCCTGGCCCGCGCCTTCGCCGACGACCCGATGATGGGGTGGTTCTTCCCCGGCGGGGCCTCGCGCGAGCCCGACCTGGTCCGGTACTTCACCACGATCTTCACCCGGCAGTACGGCCGCCACGGGGTGTGCGAGCGCACCGGGTCGGCGGCCGCGTTCTGGGTGCCACCGGAGGGGCAGGAGAAGGCCGTTCCCGACGCGGAGACCGTCGCGGAGCTGGAGGAGATCCTGGGCGACCGGGCGCCCCTGTTCCGGGAGGCCGTCCAGGCCGCCGCCCAGCAGGGGCCCAAGGAACCGCACTGGTACCTCGCGGTCGTCGGCGCGGACCCGGCCGCCCGGGGCCAGGGGCACGGGGCGGCGCTGCTGCGTTCCGGGCTCGCCCAGGCGGACGCGGCGGGGCTGCCGGTCTACCTGGAGTCCTCCAAGCCGGACAACCTGCCCTTCTACGAGCACTTCGGCTTCACGACGCTGGGCGAGGCGGCACTGCCCGGCGGCGGCCCGACGCTGTGGGTGATGCGGCGGGAGCCGCGCCCGGCCGACGCGTCGTAG
- a CDS encoding YceI family protein: MALFTRKSTAAPTVTEAPAVDPALAALTGTYTIDPSHSSIGFTVRHAMVTNVRGSFGEHEGTLVVDGTDPANSSASIDVKIASVDTGIADRDGHLVSGDFFDAETFPLMTFRSTKAEQLGGEAYRITGDLTIKDVTRPLSIDLEFNGSATDVYGNERVGFEGSADILRSDWGLTWNAALETGGVMVSDKVKLTFDISAIKAAALAA, from the coding sequence ATGGCTCTGTTCACCCGCAAGTCGACCGCCGCCCCCACCGTCACCGAGGCCCCCGCGGTGGACCCGGCGCTGGCCGCCCTGACCGGCACGTACACCATCGACCCCTCGCACAGCAGCATCGGCTTCACCGTGCGCCACGCGATGGTCACGAACGTGCGCGGCTCCTTCGGCGAGCACGAGGGCACCCTGGTGGTGGACGGCACGGACCCGGCGAACTCCTCCGCCTCCATCGACGTGAAGATCGCCAGTGTCGACACCGGCATCGCCGACCGCGACGGCCACCTGGTCAGCGGCGACTTCTTCGACGCCGAGACGTTCCCCCTGATGACGTTCCGCTCGACGAAGGCCGAGCAGCTGGGCGGCGAGGCGTACCGGATCACCGGCGACCTGACCATCAAGGACGTCACGCGTCCCCTCTCCATCGACCTGGAGTTCAACGGCTCCGCCACCGACGTCTACGGCAACGAGCGCGTCGGCTTCGAGGGCAGCGCGGACATCCTGCGCTCCGACTGGGGCCTGACCTGGAACGCGGCGCTGGAGACCGGCGGCGTGATGGTGAGCGACAAGGTGAAGCTGACCTTCGACATCTCCGCGATCAAGGCCGCGGCCCTGGCGGCCTGA
- a CDS encoding DUF397 domain-containing protein — translation MSRAAHPAPGPTALHWFKSSHSNGDGGACIEVAYHWRKSSYSSDQGGDCVEVATHPSAVHIRDSKVTDGPVLTVEPAAWSAFVHGSGGSTAR, via the coding sequence ATGTCCCGCGCAGCACACCCCGCCCCCGGCCCGACGGCCCTCCACTGGTTCAAGTCCAGCCACAGCAACGGCGACGGGGGCGCTTGCATCGAAGTCGCCTACCACTGGCGCAAGTCCAGCTACAGCAGCGACCAGGGCGGAGACTGCGTAGAGGTCGCCACCCACCCCTCCGCCGTCCACATCCGCGACTCCAAGGTCACCGACGGCCCCGTCCTCACCGTCGAGCCCGCCGCCTGGAGCGCCTTCGTCCACGGCAGCGGCGGCAGCACCGCCCGCTGA
- a CDS encoding MSMEG_1061 family FMN-dependent PPOX-type flavoprotein translates to MSYAAAPSAPATGPLAGAVPLGSADELRELLGTPHPIVIDKVHDRLTEDDLELLARSPLCTMATSDAAGNCDATPRGGSPGFTHVLDPGTIALPDRPGNRRADSFHNILANPRVGLLYLIPGAMDVLRVNGRAHIVTDAPFFDAMTVQGQRPKLALVVEIDEIFRHCPASLKRSGVWAPETWAGSGTSAS, encoded by the coding sequence TTGTCGTACGCCGCCGCCCCCTCCGCCCCCGCCACCGGTCCGCTGGCCGGGGCCGTACCCCTGGGCTCGGCGGACGAACTGCGCGAGCTGCTGGGGACCCCGCACCCGATCGTCATCGACAAGGTCCACGACCGGCTCACCGAGGACGACCTGGAGCTGCTGGCCCGCTCGCCGCTGTGCACCATGGCCACGTCGGACGCGGCCGGCAACTGCGACGCCACCCCGCGCGGCGGCTCCCCCGGCTTCACCCACGTCCTGGACCCGGGCACCATCGCCCTCCCCGACCGCCCGGGCAACCGCCGCGCGGACAGCTTCCACAACATCCTGGCCAACCCGCGCGTGGGCCTGCTCTACCTGATACCCGGCGCGATGGACGTCCTGCGCGTCAACGGCCGGGCCCACATCGTCACGGACGCCCCGTTCTTCGACGCGATGACGGTGCAGGGCCAGCGGCCGAAGCTCGCCCTGGTCGTCGAGATCGACGAGATCTTCCGCCACTGCCCGGCGTCGCTGAAGCGGTCGGGGGTGTGGGCGCCCGAGACGTGGGCGGGCTCAGGAACATCGGCGAGCTGA
- a CDS encoding ATP-binding protein, which yields MNETTQLPYFRAAFYCRERRSIPVVRKFARKALVEWECEKRTDDVLLCVTELATNALRHGVPPGRGFKVHIYLERIENALRVELHDSGDGEVRPADGMPGADDEGGRGLLLVQALADKWGVGERNPGKIVWCEFDLS from the coding sequence ATGAACGAGACAACTCAACTCCCCTACTTCCGCGCCGCCTTCTACTGCCGTGAGCGCAGGTCGATCCCGGTCGTACGCAAGTTCGCCCGTAAGGCGCTGGTCGAGTGGGAGTGCGAGAAGCGCACGGACGATGTACTGCTCTGCGTGACCGAACTCGCGACCAACGCCCTCCGTCACGGCGTCCCGCCGGGGCGTGGCTTCAAGGTCCACATTTACCTGGAGCGGATCGAGAACGCGCTCCGCGTCGAGCTGCATGACAGTGGTGACGGCGAGGTGCGCCCGGCGGACGGGATGCCGGGGGCCGACGACGAGGGTGGGCGCGGGCTGCTGCTGGTCCAGGCGCTGGCGGACAAATGGGGGGTGGGGGAGCGGAACCCCGGCAAGATCGTGTGGTGCGAGTTCGATCTCTCCTGA
- a CDS encoding NAD(P)/FAD-dependent oxidoreductase yields the protein MESRSDDMKQQRYDVVIVGGGAAGLSGALTLARARRSVLVIDAGEPRNAPASHVHNYLGRESTPPGELLAIGRGEAAGYGAEIVEGRVASAERLPGERGFRVATEDGRSVEARRLLVTTGLVDELPPVPGLAERWGREVLHCPYCHGREVADRPIGVLATGALAVHQALMWRQWSEDVTLFCHTGPEPTDEEYEELAARGVAVVDGEVTGLEVADDRFTGVRLAGGRVIPREALVVQARFVARSAVLESLGLVPVAQEMGGEVIGAYVPTDPTGATEAPGVWAAGNVTRLTEQVIGAAAAGLMAAAAINGDLIAADTRDAVEARRRG from the coding sequence ATGGAGAGCAGGAGTGACGACATGAAGCAGCAGCGGTACGACGTGGTGATCGTGGGCGGCGGTGCGGCCGGCCTGAGCGGGGCGCTGACCCTGGCGCGGGCCCGGCGCTCGGTCCTGGTGATCGATGCGGGCGAGCCCCGTAACGCGCCCGCGTCCCACGTGCACAACTACCTGGGCCGGGAGTCGACCCCGCCCGGCGAACTGCTCGCGATCGGCCGGGGCGAGGCTGCCGGGTACGGGGCGGAGATCGTCGAGGGCCGGGTGGCCTCGGCCGAGCGGCTGCCGGGGGAGCGGGGCTTCCGGGTGGCGACGGAGGACGGCCGGAGCGTCGAGGCGCGCAGGCTGCTGGTGACGACGGGGCTCGTCGACGAGCTGCCGCCCGTGCCCGGCCTGGCGGAGCGCTGGGGGCGCGAGGTGCTGCACTGCCCGTACTGCCACGGGCGCGAGGTGGCGGACCGCCCGATCGGCGTACTAGCCACCGGGGCCCTCGCCGTGCACCAGGCGCTGATGTGGCGGCAGTGGAGCGAGGACGTCACCCTCTTCTGCCACACGGGCCCGGAGCCGACGGACGAGGAGTACGAGGAGCTGGCGGCCCGGGGCGTGGCCGTGGTGGACGGCGAGGTGACGGGCCTGGAGGTCGCGGACGACCGGTTCACCGGCGTACGGCTGGCCGGCGGCCGGGTGATCCCGCGCGAGGCGCTGGTGGTCCAGGCGCGCTTCGTCGCGCGTTCGGCCGTACTGGAATCGCTGGGGCTGGTCCCAGTAGCGCAGGAGATGGGCGGCGAGGTGATCGGCGCGTACGTCCCCACCGACCCGACCGGGGCGACGGAGGCCCCCGGGGTCTGGGCGGCGGGCAATGTCACCCGCCTCACCGAACAGGTCATCGGCGCCGCCGCGGCCGGCCTCATGGCGGCAGCGGCGATCAACGGCGACCTGATCGCCGCGGACACCCGTGACGCGGTGGAGGCGCGACGGCGGGGCTGA